One window from the genome of Epinephelus moara isolate mb chromosome 21, YSFRI_EMoa_1.0, whole genome shotgun sequence encodes:
- the pgap6 gene encoding post-GPI attachment to proteins factor 6: protein MEVCFLRGLLLVVLWAWTLADDGQVTFVSELSSKPAQKLSKYGWYGNVRLQRFHIPEESAVARWLFTVTKGHSFHCGQHNVTIHIQYGAPPVINPTGTKFPNATLWSPCLSLILPVTSHSSTTFNLSNPAPGDWYIGAHLPEDDGRIEQKGFPSCSYFFQPQLSIRRAVDTPILQQGTFLQQTAAPDKPARLKLYVPEFASSLSVSVADCSSGEGADGENCSVLLRLGSTSLQQRPVTVNCSGITCSAALSNPPWDTWLRVVVESSLDNRTVTFSIVSNYTVGCKPKSVGLKVDDDITKLRGNSSYTNSTSAGNSSVVTDAAALYNESVSLLTPLLPSACVWNIPVLYEEVDVLSLRFTPVNGPNVSVTDTHPTLLTYPLHPQATGGTLNLQLTLNTTNVTLGNGSSVVACLSPWAPVLELNHSQPCRTALFGGYGVHVNVSVPKAVVRLPFPQSTTWYLTLQLTCNSSDCGNTSLVSVLPEVFISACVEDCGTYGECRLLRSYSYLYAACVCKAGWSGWGCTDDSTAQSYRRQLAATLLLTLSNLSFLPAMVVAIKRCYITEASVYLFTMFFSTFYHACDQPGVAVLCIMDYDTLQYCDFLGSVCSIWVTILCMARIRDTFKYTLFMLGALLIAMSMQLDRKGLWNLLGPVLCAILFMVIAWVYRGAKRRQCYPPSWRRWVFFLLPGALCALIGVCLYIFAETEDNYYYTHSLWHILVASCVVFLLPPKEKDREAMGWSRGWSWSWRPRVCGYTLCQSGKDELYTVT, encoded by the exons TGTATCCGAGCTCTCGTCCAAACCGGCCCAGAAGTTGTCAAAGTACGGTTGGTACGGCAACGTGAGGCTGCAGAGGTTTCATATTCCAGAGGAAAGTGCCGTCGCTCGCTGGCTGTTCACCGTCACCAAGGGCCACAGCTTCCACTGTGGACAGCACAACGTCACCAT CCATATTCAATATGGTGCCCCTCCAGTTATAAACCCAACAGGGACAAAGTTTCCAAATGCAACACTATGGAgcccctgtctgtctctgatcCTGCcggtgacatcacacagctcCACAACCTTTAACCTCTCCAATCCTGCTCCCGGTGATTGGTACATCGGTGCCCACTTGCCTGAAGATGATGGGCGCATTGAGCAGAAG GGCTTTCCGTCCTGCTCCTACTTCTTCCAGCctcagctgtcaatcaggaGAGCGGTGGACACACCCATTTTACAGCAGGGCACATTCCtccagcagactgcagcaccTGACAAACCTGCACGCCTTAA gtTGTATGTTCCAGAGTTTGcctcctctctctccgtctccgtGGCTGACTGTTCGTCAGGGGAGGGAGCAGACGGTGAAAACTGTTCAGTGCTCCTCAGGCTCGGCTCCACCTCTCTGCAGCAGCGCCCAGTAACAGTGAACTGCTCAGGGATTACCTGCTCCGCAGCTCTTTCCAACCCACCTTGGGATACCTGGTTACGGGTTGTCGTGGAGAGCAGCCTCGACAACCGCACTGTGACCTTTAGTATCGTCTCAAACTACACAG tGGGGTGTAAGCCAAAAAGCGTAGGCCTTAAAGTGGATGATGACATCACCAAGCTCCGCGGCAACAGCAGCTACACCAACTCAACATCAGCAGGCAACAGCTCAGTGGTCACAGACGCAGCCGCCTTATACAACGAATCAGTATCACTGTTAACACCTCTGTTGCCGTCGGCGTGTGTGTGGAACATCCCCGTGCTCTACGAGGAGGTGGACGTACTGTCGCTCCGATTCACACCTGTCAACGGACCCAACGTCAGCGTCACAGATACACACCCCACACTGCTCACTTACCCCCTGCACCCACAGGCCACCGGTGGCACACTCAACCTACAGCTCACACTCAACACT actAATGTAACCCTGGGGAACGGCAGCAGTGTGGTGgcctgtctctctccatgggcTCCAGTCCTCGAGCTCAACCACTCTCAACCCTGTCGCACAG CTTTGTTTGGAGGATACGGTGTTCATGTGAATGTCAGCGTTCCTAAAGCTGTGGTCAGGCTGCCTTTTCCTCAGTCGACAACATGGTACCTCACCCTGCAGCTAACATGCAACAG CAGCGACTGTGGTAATACATCGTTGGTGTCTGTGCTCCCAGAGGTGTTCATCAGTGCCTGTGTAGAGGACTGTGGGACGTATGGTGAATGTAGACTGCTGAGATCCTACAGCTACCTGTACGCTGCCTGTGTCTGCAAGGCTG gctgGAGCGGTTGGGGCTGCACCGATGATTCGACAGCTCAGTCGTACCGCCGCCAGCTGGCAGCAACTCTTCTGCTCACGCTCAGTAACCTCTCCTTCCTGCCTGCCATGGTGGTGGCCATCAAACGCTGCTACATCACTGAGGCCTCTGTCTACCTCTTCACAATGTTCTTCTCCacg TTCTACCACGCGTGTGACCAGCCCGGTGTAGCTGTACTGTGTATAATGGACTACGATACCCTACAATACTGTGACTTCCTGGGGTCGGTCTGCTCCATCTGGGTCACCATCCTGTGCATGGCTCGCATCAGAGACACTTTCAAATAT ACTCTGTTCATGCTCGGGGCTCTGCTGATAGCCATGTCAATGCAGCTGGACCGCAAAGGCCTGTGGAACCTGCTGGGCCCCGTCCTGTGTGCCATACTGTTCATGGTCATTGCCTGG GTGTACCGAGGGGCAAAGCGACGACAGTGCTACCCGCCTTCTTGGAGACGCTGggtcttcttcctcctcccagGAGCACTCTGTGCCCTGATCGGGGtatgtttatacatttttgcCGAGACAGAGGACAACTACTACTACACACACTCGCTGTGGCACATCCTGGTGGCCAGCTGCGTGGTGTTCCTGCTGCCGCCGAAGGAGAAGGACAGGGAGGCGATGGGCTGGAGCCGcggctggagctggagctggagacCTCGGGTTTGTGGGTACACGCTCTGTCAGAGCGGCAAGGATGAACTCTACACTGTCACATAG